The following nucleotide sequence is from Pseudonocardia sp. C8.
ACGGGGTCGTGGCGAGCAGCTTCTTCCTGCTGTTCAGCCTGGCCGCCCTGGTCGTCGGCTTCGTCACCAACCGGGTCCGCACGAAATGGATACTGATCGCGATGGCGGTCGGGTGGTCCGCGGCCCAGCTGCCGATGATGGTGCCGATCGCGGGCTTCTGGACGTTGCTCCTGACCCGCGTGCTGCTCGGGGCCGCCGAGGGGCCGGCCTATCCGGTCGCGAACCACGCGGCCCACTCGTGGTTCCGGGATCAGGACCGGGACCTCGCCAGCGGTGTGCTGACGATCGGCGCACCGATCGGCGTGATCCTCGGGGCGCCGGTGCTCGGGTGGATCATCGGCGCGCACGGATGGCGGACGGCGTTCGGGGTACTGGGTGCGGTCGGTCTCCTGTGGGCGCTGGTGTGGGCGTTCGTGGGCCGGGAGGGCCCGGTCACCGACACGCTCGGCGGCTCCCGGGCCACCGCGGACGACCCGGCCGGCAGCGCCGACGACCGTCTGGTGCCCACGTGGCGGATCCTCACCACCGGGACCTGGCTCGCCAGCGTCACCGGCGCCTTCGCGGCGTACTGGGCCGTCACGATCCTCGTTGCCTGGGTTCCGCCGTACCTGACCAGGGTGCTGGGGTACGACGCCGGCAGGACCGGGGCGGTCGTCGTCCTGCCCTGGGCCGCCGGTGCGCTGTCCATCATCGGCGTCGGGCTCCTGGCGAAGCTGCTGCTCCGGCGCGGCGTCTCCAGCCGGTGGGCCCGCGGCGGGCTCGGTGGGGCCTGTGTCGTCACCGCGGGCGTGGCCATGCTCGGGATCCCGCTGGTGGACGTCGACTGGGCCAGGATCCTGCTGCTCACCGTCGCCTTCAGCGTCGGCGGGGTCGTGATCCCGATCGGCCAGGCCACCTCGGCCGAGATCTGCCCGAGCAGCAGGCGCGGCGGCGTGCTCGGCACCTGGGCCGCGGTCTACTCCCTCTCCGGGATCGTCGCTCCGGCCCTGACCGGGTCCTTCATCGGGTCCGCGGCCACGCCCGCCGCCGGGTTCGGCGTCGCCTTCACCGTCAACGGCCTGCTGCTCGTCGCGGCGGGTCTCGTCTTCGCGCTCTTCGTGCGGCCGGGCCGGGACCGCGCCCGCCTCGCCGCACTCACCGCCCACCCGCAGCGCACCCTTCGAGAGAGGAAACCGGCGTGACCCTGATCGACACGAACGACGTGGCCGAGGACACCGCGCCCCGCGCGGCGAGCGCCGCGACCCGCACCGCCAACGCGACGGTCCGCGAGACCCTGCCGTTCGACGACCGGCAGGCCTTCGAGGACGCGGCCCGGGGGTTCGTCGCCACCATCGACCCGCCGACCATCCGGAACGAGCGGGGCACGGTGGTGTGGGACCTGACGCCCTACGACTTCCTCGACGCCGAGGCACCGGACACCGTCCATCCGAGCCTGTGGCGGATGGCGCAGCTCAACCGGCATCACGGCCTGTTCCGGGTCAGCGACCGGATCTACCAGGTTCGCGGTTTCGACATCTCCAACATGACGGTGATCGAGGGTGACACGGGCTTCATCGTGATCGACCCGCTGACGTGCGTGGAGACCGCGCGTGCGGCCATCGACCTGGTCCGCGCGCACCTCGGCGACCGGCCGGTCACCGCCGTGATCTTCAGCCACAGCCACGCCGACCACTTCGGCGGGGTGAGGGCCGTGGCCGCCGAGGCCGACGTGCGCGCGGGCCGGATCCCGGTCGTCGCTCCGGCCGGGTTCTACGAGCACGCGGTCAGCGAGAACGTCCACGCCGGCGTCGCCATGCGCCGCCGCGCCGAGTTCATGTTCGGTGCCCGCCTGCCGCGCGGACCCCGGGCGCACGTCACCACCGGCCTCGGGGTCACCCTGCCCCGCGGCACGACCACGCTGATCGAGCCCAACGACGTGATCGCGACGACGGGTACCGAGCGGGTCCTGGACGGCGTCCGGTTCGTCTTCCAGTTCACCCCCGGCGCCGAGGCACCGGCCGAGATGAACTTCCACCTGCCCGACCTGCGGGCGCTGTGCATGGCCGAGACCGTCTCGCAACAGATGCACAACCTCTACACCCCGCGCGGCGCGCAGGTCCGCGACGCGCTGGCCTGGAGCAACTACCTCGACGAGGCCATCCGGCTCTTCGGCGCCGACTCCGACGTGCTGTTCATCAGCCACCATTGGCCCACCTGGGGCTCCGAGCGGATCGTGCACCAGATCGGGATGCACCGCGACCTCTACCGCTACATCCACGACGAGACCTTGCGGCTGGCCAACCACGGCTACGGCCCGGTCGAGATCGCCGAGCTCGTGCAGCTGCCCGAGCAGCTATCGACCTTCTGGGCCAACCGCGGCTGCTACGGCGCGCTCAACCACAACGTCAAGGCCGTCTACCAGCTCTACCTGGGCTGGTTCGACGGCAACCCGGCCAACCTGCACCCCCTCCCCCCGGCCGAGACCGGTGGCCGGTACGTCGAGCTCATGGGTGGACTGGACACCGTGCTCGACCGGGCCCGCGAGGCCGCCGACGCCGGGGACCATCGCTGGGCTGCCGAGCTGCTCAAGCACGCCCTCGCCGCCGACCCCGGGCATCGGCCCACCCGCGAGCTGCAGGCCGACGTCTTCGAGCAGCTCGGCTACCAGTCCGAGAGCGGTCCGTGGCGCAACTTCTTCCTGCTCGGCGCCGAGGAACTGCGCAACGGCACCCGCCGTCCCCGGTCGACCGAGGCCGGGAGCTCGGACGTCGTCTCCGGCATGAGCAGCGAGCTGCTGCTCGACTACCTCGCCATCCGGCTCAACGGGCCCGCGGCCGCCCGCGTGCACCTCCGGATCGGGCTGCACCTGACCGACACCGGCGAGAGGTTCCTCCTCACCGTGCAGAACGGCCTCCTGCGCCACTCCCGCGGCAGCACCACCCCGGATACCACCCTGCACCTCGAGCACCGCACGCTCGCGGCCCTCGCCCACGGCGGCACGACGCTCGAGGCCGCCGAGCGGAACGGTGCCACCCGGGTGGACGGGCGCCGGGACGACGTCGGACGGCTGTTCGCGCTGCTCGACACGTTCACCGGGTCGTTCGACGTCCTCGCGCCGAACCCACCGCCCGCGGCCGGTGGCCCGGGGACGGCCTGACCGGCGGGTCGTCCACCGTCATGTGTCGTCTCAGGTCAGGTGCATCCCGGAGATGGCGCGGGCGATGACGAGCTGCTGGATCTGCTCGGTGCCCTCGAAGATGTCGTAGATCTTCGCGTCCCGGTGCATCCGCTCCACCGGGTGCTCCCGCGAGTAGCCGGCGCCGCCGAGGATCTGGATGGCCCGCTCGGTCGCCCACACCGCGACCCGACCGGCCTTCAGCTTCGACATCGAGCCCTCACCCGCGGTGAACGGGACACCGTTGCGCCCCATCCAGGCGGCCCGGTGCACGAGCAGGCGCGCCGCGTCGATCTCGGTCTTCATGTCCGCGAGGGTGAAGGAGATCGACTGGTTCTCGATGATCGGCCGGCCGAACGCGACGCGGTCCTTGGCGTAGTCGAGGGCGTACTCGTAGGCGGCCCGCGCGATGCCGAGGGCCTGCGCGCCGACGGTGGGGCGGGTCAGCTCGAAGGTCTGCATCGCCGCCGAACCGGTGGCCTTCTCCCCCGCCCGGGCGCGGGCGAGCCGCTCGTCGAGCTTCTCCTTGCCCCCGAGCAGGCAGCTGCCGGGGAGCTTGACGTCGTCGAGGAAGACGTCGGCGGTGTGCGAGGCGCGCAGGCCCATCTTCTTGATCTTGCGGGTGTACTCCAGCCCGGGCGTCCCGGGCGGGACGACGAACGCGGCCTGCCCCTTGCTGCCGAGTTCCGGGTCGACGACGGCCTGCACGACGTGGATGTTCGCGATGCCGCCGTTGGTGGCCCATGCCTTCTGCCCGGTGAGCGTCCAGGTGTCGGTCGCCTCGTCGTACACCGCGCGGGTGCGCATCGCCCCGACGTCGGAACCGGCCTCCGGCTCGGACGAGCAGAACGCGCCGACCTGCGGCTCGTCGGCGTCGCCGTAGCACTGCGGGATGAACTCGACCATCTGCTCGGGGGTGCCGGAGGCGAAGATGCCGGCCACCGCGAGGGTGGTCCCGAAGATCGCCAGGCCGATGCCGCCGTCGCCCCAGAAGAGCTCCTCGTTGACCAGCGGCATGGACAGCCCGG
It contains:
- a CDS encoding MFS transporter; amino-acid sequence: MPQGNRTDTDGGTPSRALAWTITGLLLVFMLINFADKAVLGLAAVQIMDELDLTAGEYGVVASSFFLLFSLAALVVGFVTNRVRTKWILIAMAVGWSAAQLPMMVPIAGFWTLLLTRVLLGAAEGPAYPVANHAAHSWFRDQDRDLASGVLTIGAPIGVILGAPVLGWIIGAHGWRTAFGVLGAVGLLWALVWAFVGREGPVTDTLGGSRATADDPAGSADDRLVPTWRILTTGTWLASVTGAFAAYWAVTILVAWVPPYLTRVLGYDAGRTGAVVVLPWAAGALSIIGVGLLAKLLLRRGVSSRWARGGLGGACVVTAGVAMLGIPLVDVDWARILLLTVAFSVGGVVIPIGQATSAEICPSSRRGGVLGTWAAVYSLSGIVAPALTGSFIGSAATPAAGFGVAFTVNGLLLVAAGLVFALFVRPGRDRARLAALTAHPQRTLRERKPA
- a CDS encoding alkyl/aryl-sulfatase; amino-acid sequence: MTLIDTNDVAEDTAPRAASAATRTANATVRETLPFDDRQAFEDAARGFVATIDPPTIRNERGTVVWDLTPYDFLDAEAPDTVHPSLWRMAQLNRHHGLFRVSDRIYQVRGFDISNMTVIEGDTGFIVIDPLTCVETARAAIDLVRAHLGDRPVTAVIFSHSHADHFGGVRAVAAEADVRAGRIPVVAPAGFYEHAVSENVHAGVAMRRRAEFMFGARLPRGPRAHVTTGLGVTLPRGTTTLIEPNDVIATTGTERVLDGVRFVFQFTPGAEAPAEMNFHLPDLRALCMAETVSQQMHNLYTPRGAQVRDALAWSNYLDEAIRLFGADSDVLFISHHWPTWGSERIVHQIGMHRDLYRYIHDETLRLANHGYGPVEIAELVQLPEQLSTFWANRGCYGALNHNVKAVYQLYLGWFDGNPANLHPLPPAETGGRYVELMGGLDTVLDRAREAADAGDHRWAAELLKHALAADPGHRPTRELQADVFEQLGYQSESGPWRNFFLLGAEELRNGTRRPRSTEAGSSDVVSGMSSELLLDYLAIRLNGPAAARVHLRIGLHLTDTGERFLLTVQNGLLRHSRGSTTPDTTLHLEHRTLAALAHGGTTLEAAERNGATRVDGRRDDVGRLFALLDTFTGSFDVLAPNPPPAAGGPGTA
- a CDS encoding acyl-CoA dehydrogenase family protein, producing the protein MTSFEMSDEHRELREWVHGFAADVVRPAAAEWDEREETPWPILQEAAKIELYNFETLASFWGDETGLSMPLVNEELFWGDGGIGLAIFGTTLAVAGIFASGTPEQMVEFIPQCYGDADEPQVGAFCSSEPEAGSDVGAMRTRAVYDEATDTWTLTGQKAWATNGGIANIHVVQAVVDPELGSKGQAAFVVPPGTPGLEYTRKIKKMGLRASHTADVFLDDVKLPGSCLLGGKEKLDERLARARAGEKATGSAAMQTFELTRPTVGAQALGIARAAYEYALDYAKDRVAFGRPIIENQSISFTLADMKTEIDAARLLVHRAAWMGRNGVPFTAGEGSMSKLKAGRVAVWATERAIQILGGAGYSREHPVERMHRDAKIYDIFEGTEQIQQLVIARAISGMHLT